The Argentina anserina chromosome 3, drPotAnse1.1, whole genome shotgun sequence genome includes a region encoding these proteins:
- the LOC126786828 gene encoding scarecrow-like protein 11 has product MDTLLEEFPNSMNNFIFDQNSIPSFPDHHNPPDQFEANHELTNLSLVPEYSDPYSDSSPSSSGMSSEGVNSPDDSNAILGFISQMLMEEEDLENKPCMLQDCLALRAAEKSLYDVLVQEDSSSSGQNLSSTNQNVGSPDDVSNHSSDSSHAASNWFDSDFDCVPQVLDTVVPNGKGGVTDLEGNSSFPADARQLSDDVNFSLDKDESESRNGSRGKKNRYREDGDYVDEERSYKQSAVYADEIEPEEMFDQVLLCQGHKSSPTPQVSELKDGNGKLQRTGKAKGSKAKKTGKKKPDDNKEMVDLRTLLTQCAQAVASYDKRNATEQLKLIRQHSSPYGDGTQRLAHYVSNGLEERLTAAVSSYKQSVCFSRGNLSAAAILKAYQTYITACPFKKMSNYYANQTIRKLAEKRTRLHIIDFGILYGYQWPCLIQVLSKRLGGPPMVRFTGIEFPQSGFRPSEGLEETGRRLQNYCKRVNVPFEYTAIAKNWETIQYEDIKIDRDEVTVVNCLYRLKNLPDDVVLDSPRDTVLKLIRRINPDVFIQGIVNGTYNAPFFDTRFREALYHFSSLFDMFDETLLREDQQRLLFEQEIFGKDLINAIACEGSMRLERPETYKQWQMRNKRAGFKELPIDQDILKKVRTMVKSDYHKDFVVDEDGQWVLHGWKGRIINAISCWKPA; this is encoded by the coding sequence ATGGATACCCTTCTGGAAGAATTCCCCAATTCCATGAACAATTTCATATTTGACCAAAACTCCATCCCATCCTTTCCAGATCATCACAACCCTCCTGATCAGTTTGAAGCCAACCATGAACTCACCAATCTCAGTCTCGTTCCAGAATATTCAGACCCTTATAGTGATTCCTCTCCGTCCTCTTCGGGTATGAGCTCCGAGGGGGTGAATTCTCCAGACGACTCCAACGCCATTCTTGGATTTATCAGTCAGATGCTcatggaagaagaagacttggaGAACAAGCCTTGCATGCTTCAGGACTGCTTGGCTCTCCGAGCTGCTGAGAAATCCTTGTATGATGTCCTGGTTCAGGAGGATTCCTCTTCATCCGGTCAGAATCTCAGTTCCACAAACCAGAATGTTGGGAGTCCAGATGATGTCAGCAACCACAGCAGCGATAGTTCTCATGCTGCAAGCAACTGGTTTGACTCGGATTTCGATTGTGTCCCACAGGTTCTAGATACTGTGGTTCCAAATGGAAAGGGCGGAGTTACAGATCTAGAAGGCAACTCATCATTTCCTGCGGATGCAAGGCAGCTCTCTGATGATGTGAATTTCAGTCTAGACAAGGATGAGAGTGAGTCAAGAAATGGATCGAGGGGCAAGAAGAATCGTTACCGGGAGGATGGCGATTATGTAGATGAAGAGAGGAGCTACAAGCAGTCGGCGGTTTATGCTGATGAAATTGAGCCAGAAGAGATGTTTGATCAGGTACTACTCTGTCAGGGTCATAAATCAAGTCCAACTCCACAAGTATCTGAGCTCAAAGATGGAAATGGGAAGCTGCAGCGTACCGGCAAGGCAAAAGGATCCAAAGCTAAGAAAACAGGCAAGAAAAAGCCGGATGACAATAAGGAAATGGTGGATTTACGGACACTGCTCACTCAATGTGCACAAGCTGTTGCAAGCTATGACAAAAGGAATGCAACTGAACAACTGAAGCTGATAAGGCAGCACTCATCTCCCTATGGGGATGGAACTCAAAGATTAGCTCATTACGTGTCTAATGGACTTGAAGAACGCTTGACAGCGGCAGTTTCATCGTACAAGCAGTCTGTTTGCTTTTCCAGAGGTAACCTGTCAGCTGCTGCTATATTGAAAGCTTACCAGACTTACATCACAGCATGCCCTTTTAAAAAGATGTCAAATTACTATGCCAACCAAACAATTCGCAAGCTGGCAGAGAAGAGAACAAGGCTTCACATAATTGATTTTGGTATTCTCTATGGGTACCAATGGCCTTGCCTAATCCAAGTCCTCTCGAAAAGACTTGGCGGACCTCCCATGGTTCGCTTTACTGGAATTGAGTTTCCCCAATCAGGTTTTCGACCTTCAGAAGGGCTTGAAGAGACAGGGCGCCGCCTACAGAATTACTGCAAGAGAGTCAATGTTCCATTCGAGTACACTGCCATAGCAAAGAATTGGGAAACCATTCAGTATGAGGATATCAAAATCGACAGAGATGAAGTGACTGTTGTCAACTGCTTGTACAGGTTAAAGAACTTACCAGATGATGTAGTGTTGGACAGCCCCAGAGACACAGTTTTGAAGCTGATCAGGAGAATCAACCCGGATGTATTCATACAAGGAATTGTGAACGGAACCTACAATGCACCCTTCTTTGACACACGGTTCCGAGAGGCACTCTAccatttctcttctttgttTGATATGTTTGATGAGACTTTGCTCAGAGAAGATCAACAGAGGCTGCTCTTTGAACAAGAGATATTTGGTAAAGATCTTATCAATGCGATAGCATGTGAAGGTTCAATGAGACTTGAAAGGCCTGAAACATACAAGCAGTGGCAGATGAGAAATAAAAGAGCTGGGTTCAAGGAGTTGCCAATAGATCAGGACATCTTGAAGAAAGTAAGGACTATGGTGAAGTCAGATTATCATAAAGATTTCGTTGTCGATGAAGATGGCCAGTGGGTCTTGCATGGATGGAAGGGCCGAATAATCAATGCTATTTCTTGCTGGAAACCTGCTTGA
- the LOC126786839 gene encoding uncharacterized protein LOC126786839 isoform X1, with product MAKREISSTLKSLKFMQRATQRVEKVKKEEEVVVVKSDDGGFSSPVTQIRKCVVVMEGDPNPGAIKGRMSFNGFNPLIDKLNNPGQPAASASSSCIQSERVSNRENGSSMDEAECSNIDKSNCEPNGDLKRKQSEVVSETQYPNKSPKNDRGQSSPNISKGSFKKPKGGKLDYNILRPSKSHTKRGRDHN from the exons ATGGCGAAGCGGGAGATTTCGAGCACTCTGAAGAGCTTAAAG TTCATGCAAAGGGCGACTCAGAGAGTGGAGAAggtgaagaaagaagaagaagtagtGGTAGTGAAATCTGATGATGGAGGTTTTAGCTCCCCTGTTACCCAAATAAGAAAGTG TGTGGTCGTAATGGAAGGTGACCCCAATCCGGGAGCCATTAAAGGGAGAATGTCATTTAACGGTTTCAACCCCTTAATTGAT AAACTGAATAACCCCGGTCAGCCAGCAGCCTCTGCGTCTTCTTCTTGCATCCAAAGTGAAAGAGTTTCAAATAG AGAAAATGGGTCCTCAATGGACGAAGCAGAGTGCTCAAATATTGACAAATCAAACTGTGAGCCTAATGGTGACCTTAAAAGAAAACAGTCTGAAGTAGTGTCTGAAACACAATATCCAAATAAATCTCCCAAAAATGATCGAGGTCAGTCATCACCAAATATAAGTAAAGGCTCATTCAAGAAACCAAAGGGTGGAAAGCTGGACTACAACATTCTTAGGCCATCAAAGAGTCACACCAAAAGAGGTAGAGACCATAACTAG
- the LOC126786839 gene encoding uncharacterized protein LOC126786839 isoform X2 yields MQRATQRVEKVKKEEEVVVVKSDDGGFSSPVTQIRKCVVVMEGDPNPGAIKGRMSFNGFNPLIDKLNNPGQPAASASSSCIQSERVSNRENGSSMDEAECSNIDKSNCEPNGDLKRKQSEVVSETQYPNKSPKNDRGQSSPNISKGSFKKPKGGKLDYNILRPSKSHTKRGRDHN; encoded by the exons ATGCAAAGGGCGACTCAGAGAGTGGAGAAggtgaagaaagaagaagaagtagtGGTAGTGAAATCTGATGATGGAGGTTTTAGCTCCCCTGTTACCCAAATAAGAAAGTG TGTGGTCGTAATGGAAGGTGACCCCAATCCGGGAGCCATTAAAGGGAGAATGTCATTTAACGGTTTCAACCCCTTAATTGAT AAACTGAATAACCCCGGTCAGCCAGCAGCCTCTGCGTCTTCTTCTTGCATCCAAAGTGAAAGAGTTTCAAATAG AGAAAATGGGTCCTCAATGGACGAAGCAGAGTGCTCAAATATTGACAAATCAAACTGTGAGCCTAATGGTGACCTTAAAAGAAAACAGTCTGAAGTAGTGTCTGAAACACAATATCCAAATAAATCTCCCAAAAATGATCGAGGTCAGTCATCACCAAATATAAGTAAAGGCTCATTCAAGAAACCAAAGGGTGGAAAGCTGGACTACAACATTCTTAGGCCATCAAAGAGTCACACCAAAAGAGGTAGAGACCATAACTAG
- the LOC126786834 gene encoding uncharacterized protein LOC126786834 isoform X1, with amino-acid sequence MAHDYPRSSGFEQSYRCYPVSFIDKQHLEKGDKIIMPPSALDRLASMHVDYPMLFELNNSSAGRVTHCGVLEFVADEGLIYVPYWMMENMLLQEGDIVQVKNKSLVKGTYVKLQPHTKDFLDISNPKAILETTLRSYSCLTTGDTIMVPYNNKKYYINIVEAKPSSAISIIETDCEVDFAPPLDYVEPEKPTSSTLAKKRTQEAEEEPVQKVARFNPFTGSARRLDGKPSTESIAPVSSPVLEQHQSESENGTKESKPSTSASRQLSGKLVFGSNPNQPTKEAPKVAPKTKESSEKAEDEKETKFQAFTGKKHSLKG; translated from the exons ATG GCTCATGACTACCCTCGCAGTTCGGGCTTTGAGCAGAGTTATCGTTGTTACCCTGTCTCATTCATCGACAAG CAACATCTGGAAAAGGGTGATAAAA TTATAATGCCTCCGTCAGCTCTCGATCGCCTTG CATCTATGCACGTCGACTACCCTATGTTGTTTGAACTTAACAATAGTAGTGCTGGACGAGTTACTCATTGTGGGGTCTTGGAATTTGTTGCTGATGAGGGCCTCATATATGTACCATACTGG ATGATGGAGAACATGCTCCTACAAGAAGGGGACATTGTTCAGGTGAAGAACAAAAGCCTGGTAAAGGGAACCTATGTGAAGTTGCAACCCCACACCAAGGACTTCCTTGATATTTCGAATCCCAAAGCCAT ATTGGAGACTACATTGAGGAGCTACTCTTGTTTGACCACTGGTGACACTATCATGGTTCCTTATAACAATAAGAAGTATTACATTAACATAGTTGAAGCAAAACCCTCATCTGCAATCAGTATTATTGAGACAGACTGTGAGGTTGATTTTGCCCCTCCTCTTGATTATGTGGAACCTGAAAAACCAACATCATCTACTCTGGCAAAGAAGAGAACACAAGAAG CTGAAGAAGAACCAGTTCAAAAGGTTGCAAGGTTCAATCCCTTTACAGGTTCAGCAAGGCGATTAGATGGAAAGCCTTCGACGGAATCAATTGCACCAGTTTCCTCGCCCGTACTTGAGCAGCACCAATCAGAGAGTGAAAACGGAACCAAGGAATCCAAGCCGTCAACTTCTGCTTCACGCCAACTTTCTGGAAAGCTCGTGTTTGGTTCAAATCCCAACCAGCCCACAAAGGAAGCCCCAAAA GTTGCTCCAAAGACAAAAGAGTCATCTGAGAAGGCAGAAGATGAAAAAGAGACAAAATTCCAAGCATTCACAGGAAAGAAGCATTCTCTGAAAGGTTAA
- the LOC126786834 gene encoding uncharacterized protein LOC126786834 isoform X2 yields the protein MTTLAVRALSRVIVVTLSHSSTSNIWKRVIKHCYMYIYSFKRHNSISTSLITNVIPFFLPVIMPPSALDRLASMHVDYPMLFELNNSSAGRVTHCGVLEFVADEGLIYVPYWMMENMLLQEGDIVQVKNKSLVKGTYVKLQPHTKDFLDISNPKAILETTLRSYSCLTTGDTIMVPYNNKKYYINIVEAKPSSAISIIETDCEVDFAPPLDYVEPEKPTSSTLAKKRTQEAEEEPVQKVARFNPFTGSARRLDGKPSTESIAPVSSPVLEQHQSESENGTKESKPSTSASRQLSGKLVFGSNPNQPTKEAPKVAPKTKESSEKAEDEKETKFQAFTGKKHSLKG from the exons ATGACTACCCTCGCAGTTCGGGCTTTGAGCAGAGTTATCGTTGTTACCCTGTCTCATTCATCGACAAG CAACATCTGGAAAAGGGTGATAAAA CATTgttatatgtatatttattcTTTCAAAAGGCATAATAGTATCAGTACTTCTCTAATTACTAATGTGATTCCTTTTTTCCTTCCAGTTATAATGCCTCCGTCAGCTCTCGATCGCCTTG CATCTATGCACGTCGACTACCCTATGTTGTTTGAACTTAACAATAGTAGTGCTGGACGAGTTACTCATTGTGGGGTCTTGGAATTTGTTGCTGATGAGGGCCTCATATATGTACCATACTGG ATGATGGAGAACATGCTCCTACAAGAAGGGGACATTGTTCAGGTGAAGAACAAAAGCCTGGTAAAGGGAACCTATGTGAAGTTGCAACCCCACACCAAGGACTTCCTTGATATTTCGAATCCCAAAGCCAT ATTGGAGACTACATTGAGGAGCTACTCTTGTTTGACCACTGGTGACACTATCATGGTTCCTTATAACAATAAGAAGTATTACATTAACATAGTTGAAGCAAAACCCTCATCTGCAATCAGTATTATTGAGACAGACTGTGAGGTTGATTTTGCCCCTCCTCTTGATTATGTGGAACCTGAAAAACCAACATCATCTACTCTGGCAAAGAAGAGAACACAAGAAG CTGAAGAAGAACCAGTTCAAAAGGTTGCAAGGTTCAATCCCTTTACAGGTTCAGCAAGGCGATTAGATGGAAAGCCTTCGACGGAATCAATTGCACCAGTTTCCTCGCCCGTACTTGAGCAGCACCAATCAGAGAGTGAAAACGGAACCAAGGAATCCAAGCCGTCAACTTCTGCTTCACGCCAACTTTCTGGAAAGCTCGTGTTTGGTTCAAATCCCAACCAGCCCACAAAGGAAGCCCCAAAA GTTGCTCCAAAGACAAAAGAGTCATCTGAGAAGGCAGAAGATGAAAAAGAGACAAAATTCCAAGCATTCACAGGAAAGAAGCATTCTCTGAAAGGTTAA
- the LOC126786836 gene encoding uncharacterized protein LOC126786836, translating to MENKDHYQQNPEPKYECLLFDLDDTLYPPSSGISAQITKNIREYMCDKLGMEESTVPELCLSLYKDYGTTMAGLKAQGYKFEYDDFHGFVHGRLPYNLLKPDHVLRGLLLSLPVRKVIFTNSDKNHAATVLKRLGIEDCFESIICFENLNPTNRPNDSAGAEETEFLQQLNTDTESLRSPVVCKPFENAYEEAFKIANINPHKTLFFDDSIRNLQTAKQVGLQTVWVGSSHRMKDVDHALESIHNMKEALPELWSDQSENVRYAREVAIETPVEA from the exons ATGGAGAATAAGGATCATTACCAACAAAACCCGGAACCAAAATATGAGTGCCTTCTATTTG ATCTGGATGACACTCTCTATCCCCCGAGTTCTGGCATTTCAGcacaaattacaaaaaatattCGAG AATATATGTGTGATAAGCTTGGCATGGAGGAAAGTACAGTTCCTGAATTGTGTCTTTCGTTATACAAGGATTATGGGACGACAATGGCTGGTCTGAAG GCCCAAGGCTACAAGTTTGAGTATGATGACTTCCACGG TTTTGTTCATGGGAGGTTGCCCTACAATTTGCTCAAGCCTGACCATGTTCTTAGGGGTCTTTTACTTAGTCTGCCTGTTCGGAAAGTA ATCTTTACAAATTCGGATAAAAATCATGCGGCTACAGTTCTCAAAAGGCTTGGAATAGAGGACTGTTTTGAGTCAATTATATGCTTTGAGAATCTGAATCCCACCAACCGTCCTAATGATTCTGCCGGTGCAGAAGAAACTGAATTTTTGCAACAACTAAATACCGATACTGAAAGTCTAAGGAGCCCAGTTGTCTGCAAACCATTTGAAAATGCCTATGAAGAAGCATTTAAGATAGCAAACATCAATCCTCACAAAACG TTATTCTTTGATGATAGCATTCGTAATTTGCAAACTGCAAAACAAGTGGGTCTGCAAACTGTATGG GTTGGCAGCTCTCACCGTATGAAAGATGTGGATCATGCACTGGAGAGCATCCACAATATGAAGGAGGCATTGCCAGAACTCTGGTCTGATCAATCTGAGAATGTTAGATACGCGAGAGAGGTTGCCATTGAGACACCAGTAGAAGCGTAG
- the LOC126786835 gene encoding uncharacterized protein LOC126786835 has translation MEFQNQYQQPQMPKYECLLFDLDDTLYPLSSGLSKQCTKNIEEYMVQRLGIEETRVKDVNQLLYKNYGTSMAGLKAIGYDFDNDDYHSFVHGRLPYKVLRPDHVLRSLLVSLPHRKLIFSNGDKVHVAKTLGILGLKDCFEGVICFETLNPTNNNEASQFRSGCREYFDHSSLFDAGSELPVTPIICKPFANAYEEAFQQANVNPQRTLFFDDSIRNIQAGKEMGLHTVLVGSSQVTKGADYAIESIHNIREAIPGLFGVEEMKMNIQKFSDIIAVEA, from the exons ATGGAATTTCAAAACCAGTACCAGCAGCCTCAGATGCCAAAATATGAGTGTCTTCTTTTCG ATTTAGATGATACCCTTTATCCCTTGAGCTCTGGTTTGTCTAAGCAATGCACCAAGAACATTGAAG AATACATGGTTCAAAGACTAGGCATAGAAGAAACCAGAGTCAAAGATGTGAATCAACTACTATacaagaattatgggacatcAATGGCCGGTCTAAAG GCCATTGGTTATGATTTTGACAATGATGACTATCACAG TTTCGTTCACGGAAGATTACCCTATAAGGTACTAAGACCTGACCATGTACTAAGGAGTCTGCTGGTTAGCCTCCCGCATCGGAAACTG ATTTTTTCAAACGGGGATAAGGTCCATGTAGCTAAAACTCTTGGTATACTTGGATTGAAGGACTGCTTCGAAGGAGTCATATGCTTCGAGACCTTGAATCCAACTAACAATAATGAAGCCTCACAGTTCAGGTCAGGCTGCAGAGAATATTTTGACCATTCTAGTTTATTTGATGCTGGATCAGAGCTTCCAGTGACTCCAATAATTTGCAAACCATTTGCAAATGCATATGAAGAGGCCTTTCAGCAAGCCAACGTTAACCCCCAAAGAACT CTCTTCTTTGACGATAGCATCCGTAACATACAAGCGGGAAAGGAGATGGGTCTTCATACTGTATTG GTGGGCAGCTCCCAAGTAACAAAAGGTGCTGATTATGCAATAGAGAGCATTCATAATATCAGAGAAGCAATTCCAGGTCTCTTCGGAGTTGAAGAAATGAAGATGAACATTCAAAAATTCTCAGATATAATAGCAGTGGAAGCATGA
- the LOC126786824 gene encoding ATP-dependent zinc metalloprotease FTSH 10, mitochondrial-like, with amino-acid sequence MIFSRISRSLSRSSRSKNLIGRNGRSAALNGNEGLLGVAGSGSYLGRADGDSGFMRFYIASAIGAHKTHVSDMSYILGNPKFLRLFSSETPKKKNFENFYPKEKKEIPKGNDQKSESKNESGTDDQGSFQETFIKQFQNLVPLLMIGLFFSSFSFGSSEQKQISFQEFKNKLLEPGLVDHIVVSNKSVAKVYVRSSPRSHTSDEVVEGTINGTSAREKGGEYKYFFNIGSVENFEEKLEDAQEAMGIDSHDYVPVTYVSEMVWYQEVMRFAPTLVLLGTLLYMGRRMQGGLGIGGGSGGRSGRGIFNIGKAHVTKVDKNAKNKIYFKDVAGCDEAKQEIMEFVHFLKNPKKYEDLGAKIPKGALLVGPPGTGKTLLAKATAGESGVPFLSISGSDFMEMFVGVGPSRVRNLFQEARQCAPSIIFIDEIDAIGRARGRGGFSGSNDERESTLNQLLVEMDGFGTTAGVVVLAGTNRPDILDKALLRPGRFDRQISIDKPDIKGRNQIFQIYLKKLKLDQEPSYYSQRLAALTPGFAGADIANVCNEGALIAARNDSSIITMQHFESAIDRIIGGLEKKNKVISKLERRTVAYHESGHAVAGWFLEHAEPLLKVTIVPRGTAALGFAQYVPSENLLMTKEQLFDMTCMTLGGRAAEQVLLGKISTGAQNDLEKVTKMTYAQVAVYGFSDKVGLLSFPQRDDGFEMSKPYSSKTAALIDGEVREWVGKAYAHTVELLEKHKDQVAQIAELLLEKEVLHQNDLLKVLGERPYKSSEVSNYDRFMDGFEDQDEKTVKAPVSVGPEDNGSSPLEPQVLPT; translated from the exons ATGATTTTTTCAAGGATTAGTCGCTCCTTATCTCGATCCTCTCGCTCCAAA AATTTGATTGGTCGGAATGGGCGATCGGCGGCTCTGAACGGTAATGAAGGGTTGTTGGGAGTTGCGGGTTCGGGTTCGTATCTGGGTCGGGCTGATGGGGATTCAGGGTTTATGAGGTTCTATATTGCTTCGGCAATAGGAGCGCATAAGACCCATGTTTCTgatatgagttatattctaGGCAACCCTAAATTTCTGAGGCTGTTTTCTAGTGAAACCCCAAAGAAAAAGA ATTTTGAGAACTTTTATCCcaaggaaaagaaagaaattccGAAAGGGAATGATCAGAAATCTGAGTCCAAAA ACGAGTCAGGCACAGATGATCAGGGCAGTTTCCAGGAAACTTTTATAAAGCAGTTCCAGAATTTAGTCCCTTTATTAATGATTGGgctatttttctcttctttttcttttggctCCAGTGAACAGAAACAG ATAAGTTTCCAAGAGTTTAAGAACAAACTTCTGGAACCAGGTTTGGTTGATCATATAGTTGTTTCTAATAAATCAGTGGCGAAAGTATATGTACGTAGCTCACCACGTAGTCACACGAGTGATGAAGTTGTTGAAGGAACTATTAATGGTACCTCTGCTCGTGAAAAGGGGGGCGAGTATAAATACTTTTTCAATATTGGAAGTGTTGAAAACTTTGAGGAGAAGTTGGAGGATGCCCAGGAAGCTATGGGGATCGATTCTCATGACTATGTTCCTGTTACATATGTTTCTGAAATGGTTTGGTATCAAGAAGTGATGAGGTTTGCACCAACATTAGTCCTTCTGGGAACCCTCTTGTATATGGGGAGGAGAATGCAAGGTGGATTAGGCATTGGTGGTGGTTCTGGCGGCCGGAGTGGTCGTGGAATATTCAACATAGGAAAAGCCCATGTTACAAAAGTAGATAAAAATGCAAAGAATAAG ATCTACTTTAAAGATGTTGCTGGTTGTGATGAAGCAAAGCAAGAGATCATGGAGTTTGTGCATTTCCTGAAGAATCCTAAAAAGTATGAAGATTTGGGAGCCAAAATTCCTAAAGGTGCTCTATTGGTGGGTCCTCCAGGTACAGGAAAGACCCTTCTGGCAAAAGCAACTGCAGGGGAATCTGGTGTTCCGTTCCTGTCTATATCTGGATCAGATTTCATGGAGATGTTTGTTGGTGTTGGACCTTCCAGAGTCAGAAACTTGTTTCAAGAAGCAAGGCAATGTGCTCCTAGTATCATATTTATTGATGAGATTGATGCTATTGGTCGAGCAAGGGGGCGTGGGGGCTTCTCAGGGTCCAATGATGAGCGTGAAAGCACTCTAAATCAATTGCTGGTAGAAATGGATGGGTTTGGGACTACTGCTGGAGTAGTTGTGCTTGCTGGCACCAATAGGCCTGATATTTTGGACAAAGCCTTACTAAGGCCTGGTCGATTTGACCGTCAGATTAGCATTGATAAACCAGATATCAAAGGTCGTAATCAGATATTTCAGATATACTTGAAGAAACTCAAACTTGATCAAGAGCCATCATATTACTCTCAAAGGCTTGCAGCTCTTACTCCAGGATTTGCTGGAGCTGACATTGCCAATGTTTGCAATGAAGGTGCTTTAATAGCTGCCAGGAATGACAGTTCAATAATTACGATGCAGCATTTTGAGTCGGCTATAGATAGGATAATTGGTGGTTtggaaaagaagaacaag GTTATTAGCAAGCTTGAACGCCGCACTGTTGCCTACCATGAGTCAGGGCATGCCGTTGCAGGGTGGTTCTTAGAGCATGCTGAACCATTGCTGAAAGTGACAATTGTTCCTCGAGGTACAGCAGCACTTGGGTTTGCCCAGTACGTACCAAGTGAAAACCTGCTCATGACCAAGGAGCAGCTTTTTGATATGACCTGCATGACCCTTGGTGGTAGAGCAGCTGAACAG GTTCTGTTGGGAAAAATTTCGACGGGAGCCCAAAACGATTTGGAAAAGGTGACAAAGATGACGTATGCCCAAGTTGCAGTTTATGGGTTTAGTGACAAGGTTGGTCTTCTTTCGTTCCCTCAAAGAGATGACGGGTTTGAGATGTCAAAGCCCTACAGCAGCAAGACTGCAGCGCTTATTGACGGTGAAGTACGTGAATGGGTTGGCAAGGCTTATGCGCATACTGTTGAACTCCTAGAGAAACACAAAGACCAAGTGGCTCAAATTGCAGAATTGTTACTGGAAAAGGAAGTCCTTCACCAAAATGACCTTCTCAAGGTTTTGGGAGAGAGACCATATAAGTCGAGTGAAGTGAGCAATTATGATAGATTTATGGATGGTTTTGAAGATCAAGATGAGAAAACTGTCAAGGCTCCCGTTAGTGTCGGGCCTGAGGACAACGGTTCTTCACCTCTAGAGCCTCAGGTTCTCCCTACTTAA
- the LOC126786832 gene encoding uncharacterized protein LOC126786832, giving the protein MEKSLVSCQIGTMEARSVFLHSKTLPLCYTDRPNISLRHLQLNSINPKSSHSHHTLKPLKTQSRSKFSQNPLSFASPRSRTYLLTHLKCSYSSTTSPESHNPLLKPFKNLSFDSLKATLFKLTPFDVIKWSGILSIAIAATKWTTNLVLSPFLWMYFSWTWMFWPWFLAVSISLFGLYCFRKHLLGEASIFEQLSVVTSVFTWLTLVPPAHFNGFLEGWPYVFFLVYHYFFFFNVSVSKRLYGDYYTRPHDPKWDVSPPRWYRLLFSVGVMAGHWLAAFEGPELHRIPGGWSNVGIWGLIVVTLLMQYNSTLYLAKYSEKIVVPTAVVQFGPYRWVRHPIYASTMLLFATYCVALRAPLSLLFVVAVCVLYYDQKAKLEEALMIETFGERYMEYASKVRYKFIPFIY; this is encoded by the coding sequence ATGGAGAAGTCGCTGGTTTCTTGTCAAATTGGAACCATGGAAGCCAGGTCAGTGTTTCTTCACTCCAAAACACTCCCACTCTGTTATACAGATAGACCCAACATCTCTCTCAGACACCTTCAACTCAATTCCATCAACCCCAAATCTTCTCACTCCCACCACACCCTTAAACCCCTCAAAACCCAATCAAGATCAAAATTTTCACAAAACCCACTATCCTTTGCATCACCAAGATCAAGAACCTACTTGTTAACTCATCTGAAATGCTCATACTCAAGCACCACAAGCCCAGAATCTCATAACCCATTGCTAAAACCCTTCAAGAACCTATCTTTTGATTCATTGAAAGCTACCCTTTTCAAATTAACCCCCTTTGATGTCATAAAGTGGTCTGGGATCTTATCAATTGCAATTGCAGCCACGAAATGGACCACCAATTTGGTGTTGAGCCCATTTCTCTGGATGTACTTCAGCTGGACTTGGATGTTCTGGCCATGGTTTCTAGCTGTTTCGATAAGCCTTTTCGGGCTGTACTGTTTTCGTAAGCATTTACTTGGTGAAGCAAGCATTTTTGAGCAGCTTTCTGTTGTTACATCAGTGTTCACTTGGCTCACACTTGTTCCACCTGCCCATTTCAATGGCTTCCTTGAAGGTTGGCCCTATGTGTTCTTCCTTGTGTAccattatttctttttcttcaatgTTAGTGTGAGTAAGCGTTTGTATGGAGATTACTATACTCGCCCACATGACCCTAAGTGGGATGTGAGCCCTCCGAGGTGGTATCGCCTTTTGTTCAGTGTTGGAGTCATGGCTGGGCACTGGCTAGCTGCATTTGAAGGGCCAGAGCTGCACCGTATTCCTGGCGGTTGGAGCAATGTGGGGATTTGGGGATTGATAGTTGTCACTCTGCTAATGCAGTATAACTCGACATTGTATCTTGCAAAGTATTCTGAAAAAATTGTGGTGCCAACTGCTGTAGTGCAGTTTGGGCCATACCGGTGGGTGCGCCATCCTATATATGCATCTACAATGCTTCTGTTTGCCACTTATTGTGTTGCGCTTCGAGCACCATTGAGCCTGCTATTTGTCGTAGCAGTTTGTGTGTTATACTACGATCAGAAGGCGAAATTGGAGGAGGCTTTGATGATTGAGACTTTTGGGGAG